In the genome of Streptomyces sp. NBC_00190, one region contains:
- a CDS encoding SDR family NAD(P)-dependent oxidoreductase: protein MNHATGRILVTGSADGLGRAAAHSLLTAGYEVVVHARNPERAASLGPLLARGAGIVVGDFTDRDAVRRIAKELNDAKPLDAVIHNAGVWSGPAVMPVNIIAPYLLTALLREPRRLVYLSSGSHFGGHPHPSLAGIDWRGEHAGSYADSKLFVTTLAAAVARLRPGVLSNAVDPGWVPTKMGGPNAPDDLELGHQTQEWLATSDDPQALTTGGYWYHGQQQQPHPAVHDQASQDRLLQALAHETGAVI, encoded by the coding sequence GTGAATCACGCGACCGGCCGGATTCTGGTGACGGGTTCCGCCGACGGCCTGGGACGGGCCGCAGCGCACTCGCTGCTGACCGCGGGATACGAGGTGGTGGTGCACGCCCGGAACCCGGAGCGCGCGGCCAGCCTCGGCCCACTGCTGGCCCGAGGAGCAGGCATCGTGGTGGGCGATTTCACGGACCGTGACGCCGTACGGCGCATCGCCAAGGAGCTGAACGACGCGAAGCCGCTCGACGCGGTTATTCACAACGCCGGCGTGTGGAGCGGCCCGGCGGTCATGCCGGTCAACATCATCGCGCCGTACCTGCTCACGGCTCTGCTGCGCGAACCCCGCCGCCTGGTGTACCTGAGCAGCGGCTCGCATTTCGGCGGGCACCCCCACCCCTCGCTTGCTGGCATCGACTGGCGGGGCGAGCATGCGGGCTCGTACGCGGACAGCAAGCTGTTCGTCACGACGCTCGCGGCCGCCGTTGCCCGCCTGCGCCCCGGGGTCCTGAGCAACGCGGTGGATCCGGGCTGGGTGCCGACGAAAATGGGAGGCCCAAACGCGCCGGACGATCTCGAACTCGGCCACCAAACGCAGGAGTGGCTGGCGACGAGCGACGATCCCCAGGCTCTGACGACCGGCGGGTACTGGTACCACGGCCAGCAGCAGCAACCGCATCCAGCGGTCCACGACCAAGCCTCCCAGGACCGTCTCCTGCAAGCGCTGGCCCATGAAACGGGCGCCGTGATCTGA
- a CDS encoding Asp23/Gls24 family envelope stress response protein, producing the protein MSDTISPAAGGSESRPAGRTLTGSTGAGTAPETRGRTTIADSVVEKIAGMATREVPGIHSLGSGVARTLGAVTDKVPGGRSSVSRGVKVEVGERQAAVDIDVVVEYGVAIVDVAAEVRTNVITAVERMTGLEVVEVNLAVDDVHLPDEEDDEVGEGRVQ; encoded by the coding sequence ATGTCCGACACCATCAGCCCCGCCGCGGGCGGGAGTGAGTCACGCCCTGCGGGCAGGACCCTCACGGGCAGCACCGGCGCCGGAACGGCGCCCGAGACGCGGGGCCGGACGACCATCGCCGACAGCGTGGTCGAAAAGATCGCAGGAATGGCCACCCGCGAGGTGCCGGGCATCCACAGCCTCGGCTCCGGCGTGGCCCGCACGCTCGGGGCCGTGACCGACAAGGTCCCCGGCGGCCGTTCCAGCGTGTCCCGCGGCGTGAAGGTCGAGGTAGGCGAACGGCAGGCCGCCGTCGATATCGACGTGGTCGTGGAGTACGGCGTCGCCATCGTGGATGTCGCCGCCGAGGTCCGCACCAACGTCATCACGGCAGTGGAACGCATGACCGGCCTTGAGGTCGTGGAAGTGAACCTCGCCGTCGACGACGTACACCTGCCCGACGAGGAGGACGACGAGGTGGGCGAGGGGCGCGTGCAGTGA
- a CDS encoding DUF6286 domain-containing protein gives MERDQAPPAEQPTANDQDTSRTGRLSKPPPADPQPRARRPWSVRRIPAALTALLVAVAAGTFLFDIVRVRAGRPAAAWRTRLTDELATRPLDDLWIQIGAAVIAVVGLWLVVLALTPGLRHQLPLQTPDAQMRAVLDRDAAALLLRDAAMRVPGVSAARVRVFQRRVRARADVRFRAPAEVKADLVAALLEELDRFALARPPRLAVRVRPRPK, from the coding sequence ATGGAACGGGACCAAGCCCCCCCGGCCGAGCAGCCCACCGCGAACGACCAAGACACCTCCCGCACGGGGCGGCTGTCCAAGCCGCCTCCGGCCGACCCACAGCCGCGTGCCAGGCGTCCGTGGTCCGTGCGCCGGATACCCGCCGCGCTGACAGCCCTACTCGTCGCAGTTGCCGCGGGGACCTTCTTGTTCGACATCGTCAGGGTCCGCGCCGGACGGCCCGCCGCAGCCTGGCGCACGCGCCTGACCGACGAACTGGCCACCCGCCCGCTGGATGACCTTTGGATACAGATCGGTGCCGCGGTCATCGCCGTCGTCGGCCTCTGGCTGGTCGTCCTGGCGCTCACCCCCGGCCTGCGCCACCAACTGCCACTCCAGACTCCCGACGCCCAGATGCGCGCCGTGCTGGACCGCGACGCAGCGGCACTCCTGCTTCGGGACGCGGCGATGCGCGTCCCCGGCGTCAGCGCTGCCAGAGTCCGGGTCTTCCAGCGCCGCGTCCGGGCGCGCGCGGACGTGCGTTTCCGTGCCCCCGCCGAGGTCAAGGCCGATCTCGTGGCGGCTCTGCTGGAGGAACTCGACCGGTTTGCCCTCGCCCGCCCTCCTCGCCTCGCCGTGCGCGTACGACCCCGTCCGAAGTGA
- a CDS encoding plasmid stabilization protein, translating into MPRGSSPKRERQYEHIKESGEKRGMSEGRAKEMASRTVNKERARSGESKSASRSSTQGKSASQRGGQRSGSGGGGSTERTKDDLYQEAKKRNIEGRSTMTKQQLKNALGH; encoded by the coding sequence ATGCCCCGAGGATCAAGTCCCAAGCGGGAACGTCAGTACGAGCACATCAAGGAGTCCGGCGAGAAGCGCGGCATGTCCGAAGGCCGTGCCAAGGAGATGGCCTCCCGCACGGTGAACAAGGAGCGCGCCCGATCGGGAGAGAGCAAGTCGGCGAGCCGTAGCTCCACGCAGGGGAAGTCCGCCTCACAGCGGGGCGGGCAGAGGTCCGGTAGTGGAGGCGGCGGCTCGACCGAGCGCACCAAGGACGACCTCTACCAGGAGGCCAAGAAGCGCAATATCGAAGGCCGCTCGACCATGACCAAGCAGCAGCTCAAGAACGCCCTCGGCCACTGA
- a CDS encoding TetR/AcrR family transcriptional regulator — MGESATTPRERYRQQVRAEIKEKAWEQIAAAGTSALSLNAIAKHMGLSGAALYRYFTGRDELLTELVRDAYQSLVGIFRTIAAQGDARLPALACALREWALADPQRYFLVYGTPIPGYRAPAEVAAMASEIMGILLDACAAIPMDAPATPFETHLESHREWADGHLAPPGTLSLAVSFWSRLHGVLSLELGGHFVRMEFDPALLYQAELDLLSAPYAR, encoded by the coding sequence ATGGGCGAATCTGCGACAACCCCCCGCGAGCGGTACCGGCAGCAGGTACGCGCGGAGATCAAGGAAAAAGCCTGGGAACAGATCGCTGCCGCAGGGACGTCCGCGTTGTCCCTCAATGCGATCGCCAAGCACATGGGCCTGAGTGGGGCCGCGCTCTACCGGTACTTCACCGGCAGGGATGAATTGCTCACCGAGCTGGTCCGCGACGCATATCAGAGCCTGGTCGGCATCTTCCGGACGATTGCCGCCCAGGGCGACGCCCGTCTTCCCGCTCTGGCGTGCGCCCTACGAGAGTGGGCCCTTGCGGACCCCCAGCGGTACTTCCTCGTCTACGGCACGCCGATTCCCGGGTACCGAGCGCCGGCCGAAGTGGCCGCGATGGCGTCGGAGATCATGGGGATCCTCCTCGATGCGTGCGCCGCGATACCCATGGACGCTCCCGCGACGCCCTTCGAGACACACCTGGAGAGCCACCGGGAGTGGGCGGACGGGCATCTCGCTCCGCCCGGAACACTAAGCCTGGCCGTCTCGTTCTGGAGTCGACTGCACGGCGTCCTCTCCTTGGAGCTCGGCGGCCACTTCGTTCGTATGGAGTTCGACCCCGCCCTGCTCTATCAGGCGGAGCTGGACCTGTTGTCAGCCCCCTACGCACGGTGA
- the amaP gene encoding alkaline shock response membrane anchor protein AmaP: protein MKTKSVVNRGLLALIGIVLLGTGILVLAGSLDLYRRWRLTPPDGWPLTAPPDVLLEDADRTRWTDEGWWWPVVIAVLAVVVLLALWWLLAQLRRTHPGHTSVGDPAAVDGVELRERALRDALAADARHLPGVHQARAHMAGSASRPEAHLDLTLTPDSEPGPVLRALSDGPLERARRSTGRTLPAKAQLRVTPHKAHRAE from the coding sequence ATGAAGACGAAATCCGTCGTCAACCGAGGCCTGCTGGCCCTGATAGGCATCGTCCTGCTCGGCACCGGCATCCTGGTCCTGGCGGGCAGCCTCGACCTGTACCGGCGCTGGCGTCTGACACCACCCGACGGCTGGCCCCTGACGGCTCCCCCTGACGTCCTGCTCGAGGACGCCGACCGCACCCGCTGGACGGACGAAGGGTGGTGGTGGCCCGTGGTCATCGCCGTCCTGGCCGTCGTCGTGCTGCTCGCCCTCTGGTGGCTGCTGGCTCAATTGCGCCGCACTCATCCCGGCCATACATCCGTCGGGGATCCCGCTGCCGTGGACGGTGTGGAACTGCGCGAGCGCGCCCTCCGCGACGCTCTGGCAGCCGACGCGCGGCACCTTCCCGGTGTCCACCAGGCCCGTGCGCACATGGCCGGCTCGGCCAGCCGTCCTGAGGCCCACCTCGACCTCACCCTCACCCCCGACAGCGAGCCCGGCCCCGTCCTGCGGGCGCTGAGCGACGGGCCGCTGGAACGCGCCCGCCGGTCGACCGGCCGGACGCTTCCCGCAAAGGCGCAGCTGCGGGTGACCCCGCACAAGGCCCACCGCGCCGAATAG
- a CDS encoding RNA polymerase sigma factor produces the protein MRQDAVGDLDDSVLTVRASEGDEDAFAVLVRQHSSRLIALAQHLLGNRTDAEDAVQDAFLSAWRRLPEFRHSASFGTWMYRIVTNRCLNVLRHGPHPLPLDAVPEPAAVGAGSSPPQVAETDAATAALTQALLELRPELRVCWVLRELHGLHYEEIAHVVGSSEQTVRGRLFRARRALMEAMRPWR, from the coding sequence GTGCGGCAGGACGCTGTCGGCGACCTGGACGACAGCGTGCTGACGGTACGAGCCTCGGAAGGGGATGAAGACGCCTTCGCCGTCCTGGTCCGCCAGCACAGCAGTCGCCTGATCGCCCTCGCCCAGCATCTGCTGGGCAACCGGACGGACGCCGAGGACGCGGTCCAGGACGCCTTCCTCAGCGCCTGGAGGCGGCTGCCGGAATTCCGGCACAGCGCCTCGTTCGGCACCTGGATGTACCGCATCGTGACGAACCGCTGCCTCAACGTTCTGCGCCACGGACCCCATCCGCTGCCCCTGGACGCCGTCCCCGAACCCGCTGCCGTGGGAGCGGGCAGCTCTCCGCCCCAGGTGGCCGAGACGGACGCCGCAACGGCCGCCCTGACGCAAGCGCTCCTGGAACTGCGCCCCGAGCTTCGGGTGTGCTGGGTGCTGCGAGAGTTGCACGGCCTGCACTACGAAGAGATCGCCCACGTGGTGGGCAGCAGCGAACAAACGGTGCGCGGCAGACTCTTTCGCGCACGACGCGCTCTGATGGAGGCGATGCGCCCATGGCGCTAG